A stretch of Gemmatimonas sp. DNA encodes these proteins:
- a CDS encoding serine/threonine-protein kinase — MLNFNDRLRESLGHAFTIERELGGGGMSRVFLAQETALNRRVVVKVLAPELAEGLSAERFAREIAMAATLQDPHIVPVLTAGGGDMLPWYTMPFIEGESLRARLAEGALPRADALRILREVAMALEYAHGRGVIHRDIKPENILLAGRTAVVTDFGIAKAVNAARTATRAPADGRSAATLTSAGQSLGTPAYMSPEQATGDHVDHRADLYAWGVLAYELLAGRHPFDDRQTVQQLIAAHLSVTPPALETLASGLPPAVSALVMRCLAKEPELRPVSASAVIEQLDAAMSSGAVAAVSARSSVSTATAHRSTRLLVGAALALLVGAASWYGVRLAGTGDKVPARRLAVLAFENLGDSADAYFADGMTDAIRGKLTAVGRVEVIARASSRQYAGSTKSPGEIAGELGVRYLLTGTVRFGPGPNGSKRVQVSPALVEIGDDGAAKNRWEQPFNADVADVFTVQGEIAAKVADAMQVALDPDGRTRLTRAVTRNPDAYDAYLRAEAAWDAGGRTDFTSLQRARPLYVAALALDSSMVEAWGALSRVNGFLYVNTRPVDSLRIGAMEAAKRALQLDPQGVDGHRAMGSYYRTVEPDLLKARESLEQARRAAPQDVNVASDLSNIASDLGTFDEAIAFSQTARALDPRNARVLQTRSRILLRMARLDEAREAAVAGLALSPTNLQLHQLRVMVELARGDLAAARIAVSAAFRDAPRDRVLAQFGNYWDMGWVLTGDDERDLLALTREAFGGGASSWLTVHATQLAWRGDSARARAAADSAWPLRAAEVAAVPGDAQRQALLGLTLAHAGRSAEAVKAVQAAMTLVNANPQARASLISSYTVYTAARAALAAGDRALAFVLLRDAMQRHYLANPAWVRLDPSWRSVLQDPGFEQALRG; from the coding sequence ATGCTCAACTTCAACGACCGCCTGCGCGAGAGCCTCGGCCACGCATTCACCATCGAGCGTGAGCTCGGGGGCGGGGGCATGTCCCGCGTCTTCCTCGCGCAGGAGACCGCCCTCAACCGCCGCGTGGTCGTGAAGGTCCTGGCCCCCGAGCTGGCCGAGGGGCTCTCGGCCGAGCGCTTCGCTCGTGAGATCGCGATGGCGGCCACCCTGCAGGACCCGCACATCGTCCCGGTACTCACCGCGGGCGGCGGCGACATGCTGCCGTGGTACACCATGCCCTTCATCGAGGGCGAGTCGCTGCGGGCGCGGCTCGCCGAGGGCGCTCTGCCCCGGGCGGACGCCCTGCGGATTCTGCGGGAGGTCGCCATGGCCCTCGAGTACGCACACGGCCGGGGGGTCATCCATCGCGACATCAAGCCCGAGAACATCCTGCTCGCGGGGCGCACCGCCGTCGTCACCGACTTCGGGATCGCGAAGGCCGTGAACGCCGCCCGCACCGCCACCCGCGCCCCGGCCGATGGCCGCAGCGCCGCGACACTTACCAGCGCCGGGCAGTCGCTCGGCACTCCGGCGTACATGTCCCCCGAGCAGGCCACCGGCGATCACGTCGATCATCGCGCCGACCTCTACGCGTGGGGGGTGCTGGCCTACGAACTACTCGCCGGTCGGCATCCCTTCGACGACCGCCAGACCGTGCAGCAGCTCATCGCAGCGCACCTCTCCGTGACACCACCCGCTCTCGAGACGCTCGCGTCCGGGCTGCCACCCGCCGTGTCCGCGCTCGTCATGCGCTGCCTCGCCAAGGAGCCCGAGCTGCGCCCCGTCTCCGCAAGCGCCGTCATCGAGCAGCTCGACGCAGCCATGAGCTCGGGGGCCGTCGCGGCTGTCAGCGCGCGCTCGTCCGTCAGCACCGCGACCGCTCACCGGAGTACGCGCCTCCTCGTCGGCGCCGCACTGGCGCTCCTGGTCGGGGCCGCGTCGTGGTACGGCGTCCGCCTCGCCGGCACAGGCGACAAGGTCCCGGCGAGACGGCTGGCGGTACTCGCCTTCGAGAACCTCGGTGACTCGGCCGACGCCTACTTCGCCGATGGCATGACCGACGCCATCCGCGGCAAGCTCACCGCCGTGGGACGCGTCGAGGTCATCGCGCGCGCGAGTTCGCGGCAGTACGCCGGCTCGACGAAGTCACCCGGGGAGATCGCCGGTGAACTTGGCGTCCGCTACCTGCTCACCGGTACCGTACGCTTCGGGCCGGGCCCCAACGGCTCAAAGCGCGTGCAGGTGAGCCCCGCTCTGGTGGAGATCGGCGACGACGGGGCGGCGAAGAATCGATGGGAACAACCCTTCAACGCCGACGTCGCCGACGTCTTCACGGTCCAGGGCGAGATTGCCGCCAAAGTGGCCGACGCGATGCAGGTGGCCCTCGACCCCGACGGGCGCACCCGACTCACGCGCGCCGTCACGCGCAATCCCGACGCCTACGATGCGTACCTGCGCGCCGAAGCCGCGTGGGACGCCGGCGGCAGGACCGACTTCACGTCGCTGCAGCGCGCCCGGCCGCTGTACGTCGCCGCGTTGGCGCTCGACAGCAGCATGGTGGAAGCGTGGGGCGCCCTGTCGCGCGTGAATGGCTTCCTCTACGTCAACACGCGCCCGGTCGATTCGCTGCGCATCGGTGCCATGGAGGCGGCGAAGCGTGCCCTGCAGCTCGATCCGCAGGGCGTGGATGGGCACCGCGCCATGGGGTCGTACTACCGCACCGTCGAGCCCGACCTCCTGAAGGCGCGCGAGTCGCTCGAGCAGGCGCGCCGCGCCGCGCCGCAGGACGTGAATGTTGCCAGCGACCTGTCGAACATCGCCTCCGACCTCGGGACCTTCGACGAAGCGATCGCCTTCTCGCAAACCGCCCGGGCGCTCGATCCGCGCAACGCCCGTGTCCTGCAGACGCGCTCGCGCATCCTGCTGCGCATGGCCCGGCTGGACGAGGCGCGCGAAGCGGCCGTGGCGGGGCTCGCGCTATCGCCCACCAATCTCCAGCTGCACCAGCTGCGCGTGATGGTCGAGCTGGCGCGCGGCGATCTGGCGGCGGCGCGCATCGCCGTCTCGGCGGCATTCCGTGACGCCCCGCGCGACCGCGTACTCGCGCAGTTCGGCAACTACTGGGACATGGGCTGGGTGCTCACCGGCGACGACGAGCGCGACTTGCTGGCGCTCACGCGCGAAGCCTTCGGCGGCGGGGCCTCGAGCTGGCTCACCGTACACGCCACGCAACTCGCGTGGCGCGGCGACAGCGCCCGGGCGCGGGCGGCGGCCGATTCCGCGTGGCCGCTTCGCGCCGCCGAGGTGGCGGCCGTGCCGGGTGATGCGCAGCGGCAGGCGCTGCTCGGGCTCACGCTCGCACACGCCGGGCGCTCGGCCGAGGCGGTGAAGGCCGTGCAGGCCGCGATGACGCTCGTAAACGCCAACCCCCAGGCGCGAGCCTCGCTGATCAGCAGCTACACCGTATACACCGCCGCTCGTGCCGCACTCGCGGCGGGCGACCGCGCCCTGGCCTTCGTGCTGCTCAGGGACGCGATGCAACGGCACTATCTGGCCAACCCCGCGTGGGTGCGCCTCGACCCGTCGTGGCGATCAGTACTCCAGGACCCCGGCTTCGAGCAGGCGCTTCGGGGGTAA
- a CDS encoding cohesin domain-containing protein encodes MIRSDRSLRRRLACRVALSVLPVLAACGGGGGTAAPAAPPGPPPPPVPTSIQRVSADPAPVAAGAVLGDSMRVRVVDANGRGVAGVAVVFAISGGGGSVSPAIASSASDGSAATRWVSGPTAAINTLVVSSGSLTPVSFTATTTVPIGPPAVVTLASPRFVFLDSGATTTLTGTARDANGVTVPNAAIQFAARNTSVIGTSGNVLTGLRRGQSIVTASVGSATPDSVLAVVVGANGITLQTDLTRFDIRPDETFTVPILVDLRTSTERVGSAAITVSFDPAQLTFTSRSAGSSGVNVTVSDAQAATGRIAITFADATGFGGRVELLRLTFRASTSIGRTGSLVLTATELNSATFTDLTGRLTALTYPLVIR; translated from the coding sequence GTGATCCGGTCCGACCGTTCGCTGCGCCGCCGGCTGGCGTGCCGCGTGGCCCTCTCGGTACTTCCCGTGCTGGCAGCGTGCGGCGGGGGCGGCGGCACCGCCGCCCCCGCCGCACCGCCAGGACCACCGCCGCCCCCGGTGCCCACCAGCATTCAGCGGGTCAGCGCGGATCCTGCTCCGGTGGCCGCCGGTGCCGTGCTCGGTGATTCCATGCGCGTTCGCGTGGTGGATGCCAACGGACGAGGAGTGGCGGGTGTCGCGGTGGTCTTCGCCATCTCAGGCGGCGGTGGCTCCGTCTCGCCGGCGATTGCCAGCAGCGCGTCCGATGGATCGGCGGCGACGCGCTGGGTCAGTGGACCAACCGCGGCCATCAATACGCTCGTGGTGTCGTCGGGGTCGCTCACGCCGGTGAGCTTCACGGCCACCACCACGGTGCCCATTGGACCGCCCGCCGTGGTCACCCTTGCCTCGCCACGCTTCGTGTTCCTCGATTCCGGGGCTACGACCACCCTCACCGGCACGGCCCGCGATGCGAATGGCGTCACCGTGCCCAACGCCGCCATTCAGTTCGCCGCCCGAAACACGAGCGTGATCGGCACCAGCGGCAATGTGCTCACGGGGCTCCGGCGGGGACAGTCAATCGTGACCGCTTCCGTTGGCAGCGCCACGCCGGACTCCGTGCTCGCCGTCGTCGTGGGCGCCAACGGTATCACCCTGCAGACCGATCTGACCCGCTTCGACATCCGTCCCGACGAAACCTTCACCGTGCCAATCCTCGTCGATCTGCGGACGTCGACGGAACGCGTCGGGTCGGCGGCAATTACGGTATCATTCGACCCGGCGCAGCTGACGTTCACAAGCCGGTCGGCGGGTTCCTCGGGGGTGAATGTCACGGTCAGCGACGCGCAGGCTGCCACCGGGCGCATCGCGATCACCTTCGCCGATGCAACCGGGTTCGGTGGCCGGGTCGAACTGTTGCGGCTCACCTTCCGCGCCAGTACGTCCATTGGTCGCACCGGTTCGCTGGTGTTGACAGCGACCGAGTTGAACAGCGCCACCTTCACCGATCTGACCGGCCGCCTCACGGCCCTCACCTATCCCCTGGTCATTCGCTGA
- a CDS encoding pre-peptidase C-terminal domain-containing protein — MPVALLLAAALLAPAQATAQSTKTLTGRLASLVTDPQDERDSSVTVHFLLQDDGSSVRVDMSAMVASVFTDERKFQGRRLRVEGVDARVPSAAGPGLEAAVRVSRLELLDGTAASLTVPVVSPTQNVAVVLCRFSDRSAVPGSVADVERSVGAVFPGAEAYWNEVSNGTIRLAGTRVFGWYTLARSFDFYYGADWATRFSNEFARDMALRDECAGVADADVFFPGFAGIAMHFNRGISSSYAYLSPINMTRDGTTRGYRTSYMMDWSTRQAGTWAHEFGHTFGLRHSGANGLAYVSPYDVMSRSRARTLADGWSFGTHTFAYHKDVLGFVPSARKWVPGSPGGTTFTLERSALPSANGFLMAQIPSARPGIFYVLEARRRAGFFEDAIPREGVVIHQVNPTVSAGGSAPGPGQLQFPAGTTDPELAAFAPGTTFRPAGESFTVTINAATSTGYQVSFNGPGTVTTSAVSVSVASTTSPGSTGVGTVTAVGTPLNCTVSDGAPGGTCAATLPNSNPLTLVATPAPGTTFVQWTGACSGRSSSCSLNMQQSRSVGAIFARLVPSGTSIANGSGTTGSRFVLAVQVPAGASRLEVSLANGTGDPDILVIREQMPSEALVGTPGSCVSVNASTSELCSIANPASGTWFIGIFGASSYSGVTLRTNVVGGASTFVQPLSIQGWADLPSNVGGTITASSGGINCAVQNLTANGACSTAITAGATVSLTATANAGSAFGGWLNDSCAGTGACTVTVREPTVVVPIFSRSVPIATPLTALSGGEDTYAYYAFTVPVGLSRLVVRSSGGSGDADLFVGRGTAPRDWGDTTAVCMSIGDTNDESCIIDTPIPGTYHLLVAGFSTYAGVNIAFLTESATPGGTPTASFSPDSLALLAGGRGSLDLRVDLTALGSSVRLGAYAATIQFDPAILAVDSVRAVPTGFNTPTVSTPQAGQIRLAAVNVTGATGVVPLARFFVRLLGTTPQRALLFPTFTELVSTTLANLAPALVTRPGGIVPGTPPVLRGDVNEDGRVSALDAQAVLASLVGLTIPSTFKPMPNGDANCSGSLQALDAQLILSFAVGLPTAPACVGTRQ; from the coding sequence ATGCCCGTCGCGCTCCTGCTTGCCGCAGCGCTGCTCGCGCCGGCCCAGGCGACCGCCCAGTCCACGAAAACGCTCACCGGTCGCCTGGCGTCGCTCGTGACCGATCCCCAGGACGAGCGCGACTCGAGCGTCACCGTGCACTTCCTGCTGCAGGACGACGGATCGAGTGTGCGCGTGGACATGAGTGCCATGGTCGCCTCGGTCTTCACGGACGAACGCAAGTTCCAGGGGCGACGACTGCGCGTGGAGGGCGTCGACGCGCGCGTACCGTCCGCCGCCGGCCCTGGACTCGAAGCGGCCGTGCGCGTCAGCCGGCTGGAACTGCTCGACGGGACCGCCGCGTCGCTGACGGTCCCGGTGGTGTCGCCCACGCAGAATGTCGCCGTCGTGCTCTGTCGCTTCTCCGATCGATCTGCCGTACCCGGCAGCGTCGCCGACGTCGAACGGTCGGTCGGCGCGGTCTTTCCGGGCGCGGAAGCGTACTGGAACGAGGTGTCGAACGGCACCATCCGGCTGGCCGGGACGCGGGTGTTCGGCTGGTATACGCTGGCGCGGTCCTTCGACTTCTACTACGGGGCCGACTGGGCCACGCGCTTCAGCAACGAGTTCGCGCGCGACATGGCGCTGCGCGACGAGTGCGCCGGAGTCGCCGACGCCGACGTGTTCTTTCCCGGCTTCGCCGGGATCGCCATGCATTTCAACCGGGGCATCTCCAGTTCGTATGCTTACCTGAGCCCGATCAACATGACGCGCGACGGGACGACGCGCGGCTATCGGACCTCCTACATGATGGACTGGTCCACCCGACAGGCGGGCACGTGGGCGCATGAGTTCGGTCATACCTTCGGCCTGCGCCACAGCGGCGCCAACGGACTGGCGTACGTGTCGCCGTACGACGTCATGAGCCGGTCGCGGGCGCGCACGCTCGCCGACGGGTGGTCATTCGGCACGCACACCTTTGCGTATCACAAGGACGTCCTCGGATTCGTGCCGAGCGCGCGCAAGTGGGTGCCGGGCTCGCCCGGTGGTACCACGTTCACCCTCGAACGCTCGGCGCTGCCATCGGCCAACGGGTTCCTGATGGCCCAGATTCCCAGTGCGCGGCCAGGCATTTTCTATGTGCTCGAGGCGCGCCGCCGCGCGGGCTTCTTCGAAGACGCCATTCCCCGCGAGGGCGTCGTCATTCATCAGGTCAATCCAACCGTCAGCGCGGGCGGATCCGCACCCGGCCCGGGGCAGCTGCAGTTTCCCGCCGGGACGACCGATCCCGAACTCGCCGCCTTCGCGCCAGGCACCACCTTTCGACCGGCCGGCGAGTCGTTCACGGTCACCATCAATGCGGCAACCAGCACCGGCTATCAGGTCTCATTCAATGGACCGGGCACCGTCACCACCTCGGCGGTGTCGGTGAGCGTTGCCAGCACCACGTCGCCCGGTTCCACGGGGGTGGGTACGGTGACGGCCGTGGGAACCCCTCTCAACTGCACCGTGTCCGACGGGGCACCCGGCGGCACGTGCGCGGCAACCTTGCCGAACTCGAACCCGTTGACGCTCGTCGCCACGCCGGCGCCCGGGACCACATTCGTGCAATGGACCGGCGCCTGTTCGGGACGCTCGAGCAGCTGCTCGCTGAACATGCAGCAGTCGCGCAGCGTCGGCGCAATCTTCGCGCGCCTGGTACCCTCCGGCACCAGCATCGCCAACGGGAGCGGCACGACCGGCTCGCGCTTTGTCCTCGCCGTGCAGGTGCCGGCAGGGGCAAGCCGTCTCGAGGTATCGCTGGCCAACGGGACCGGTGACCCTGACATCCTGGTCATCCGCGAGCAGATGCCAAGCGAAGCGCTGGTCGGGACCCCCGGCAGCTGCGTGTCGGTGAACGCCAGCACCTCCGAGTTGTGCAGCATTGCGAACCCGGCCAGCGGCACGTGGTTCATCGGCATTTTCGGTGCCTCGTCGTACAGCGGCGTCACGTTGCGCACCAATGTCGTGGGCGGCGCGAGTACCTTCGTGCAGCCGCTCAGCATTCAGGGGTGGGCCGATCTCCCGAGCAATGTCGGTGGCACGATCACGGCCAGCAGCGGCGGCATCAACTGCGCAGTGCAGAACCTGACGGCGAACGGCGCCTGTTCCACCGCCATCACGGCCGGCGCCACCGTGTCGCTGACCGCCACCGCCAACGCCGGGTCGGCGTTCGGTGGCTGGCTGAACGACAGCTGCGCGGGGACCGGTGCCTGCACCGTGACGGTACGCGAGCCCACGGTCGTGGTGCCGATCTTCTCGCGCAGTGTTCCCATCGCGACACCGCTCACGGCGCTGTCCGGTGGTGAAGATACCTATGCCTACTACGCCTTCACCGTCCCCGTTGGCCTCAGCCGGCTCGTGGTGCGGTCCTCCGGCGGTTCCGGGGATGCGGATCTGTTCGTCGGTCGTGGCACGGCACCGCGGGACTGGGGCGACACTACGGCGGTGTGCATGTCGATCGGCGACACGAATGACGAAAGCTGCATCATCGACACGCCCATCCCCGGCACCTACCACCTGCTCGTGGCCGGATTCAGCACCTACGCGGGAGTGAACATCGCGTTCCTGACCGAGAGCGCGACGCCCGGTGGTACGCCAACCGCCAGTTTCTCACCCGATTCGCTGGCGCTGCTGGCCGGGGGGCGTGGATCGCTCGACCTTCGCGTCGACCTGACGGCACTTGGGAGTTCGGTACGACTCGGGGCGTATGCCGCCACCATCCAGTTCGATCCGGCCATCCTCGCCGTCGACTCGGTGCGCGCGGTGCCAACCGGATTCAATACCCCGACGGTCAGCACTCCCCAGGCGGGCCAGATTCGCCTCGCCGCCGTCAACGTGACCGGCGCGACCGGGGTCGTCCCGCTCGCCCGGTTCTTCGTCCGGTTGCTGGGAACCACCCCGCAACGGGCGCTGCTCTTCCCCACCTTCACGGAACTCGTGTCGACGACGCTCGCGAATCTGGCGCCGGCGCTGGTGACCCGACCGGGCGGGATCGTGCCGGGCACGCCGCCCGTGTTGCGCGGGGATGTCAATGAAGATGGCCGCGTGTCGGCACTCGACGCGCAGGCCGTCCTGGCCAGCCTCGTGGGGCTCACCATTCCGTCCACCTTCAAGCCAATGCCCAACGGGGACGCCAATTGCAGCGGCTCCCTGCAGGCCCTCGATGCCCAGCTCATCCTGAGCTTCGCGGTCGGCCTTCCAACCGCTCCCGCCTGCGTGGGGACTCGCCAGTGA
- a CDS encoding universal stress protein: MRATETASPPKAPMEFLAPLSPVQPPHGPVLIASDASDASDATFPVARLLASHTGTSIEVMSAVPLASIPMYAFDAMPTLGLTSAELIAQRTAQVRGQLARLVPDSAERAAWPVTVRSGEPVREIVQRARELDARVLVVGRGRHGMLERTMGGESVLRLLQLGETPVLAVEHGLERLPRRVVLATDFSAFSVYAAYVALPLCAPDATVELVHVAPNLTEQAPGLGDFANEYRTQVQASFRALTERLAQREMTFETTLLEGNASARLIEHLQRHPADLVVTATHGYGFLRRLMLGSVAAVLVRSAPCSVLCVPATARTHAAARAQTPVPSDLSRVIPLDALDAQLAAFTERHRGHACTVAVHRRDIGTHALGHHLALAGMSYEAAGRILTMSFGPSEEPGNHLSHQVPGCEQVEVVSDASGRERRLLVKHVGGETELQLEP; the protein is encoded by the coding sequence ATGCGCGCCACTGAGACCGCTTCCCCGCCAAAGGCGCCGATGGAGTTCCTGGCGCCGCTCTCGCCGGTACAGCCACCCCACGGCCCGGTACTGATTGCCAGTGACGCCTCCGACGCCTCCGACGCCACGTTCCCGGTGGCGCGGCTGCTGGCGTCGCACACGGGTACATCCATCGAGGTGATGAGTGCCGTACCGCTCGCCTCCATTCCCATGTATGCGTTCGACGCGATGCCCACGCTGGGACTGACATCGGCCGAACTCATTGCCCAACGCACGGCGCAGGTCCGCGGGCAGTTGGCGCGACTGGTGCCGGACAGCGCCGAGCGCGCGGCGTGGCCCGTTACGGTACGCAGTGGCGAGCCCGTGAGGGAGATCGTCCAGCGGGCGCGGGAGCTCGACGCGCGCGTGCTCGTGGTGGGGCGTGGTCGCCACGGCATGCTCGAGCGTACCATGGGCGGCGAGTCGGTGCTGCGTCTGTTGCAGCTCGGGGAGACGCCGGTGCTGGCCGTGGAGCACGGCCTCGAGCGACTGCCCCGTCGCGTGGTGCTCGCGACCGACTTCAGCGCGTTCAGCGTCTACGCGGCGTACGTGGCCCTCCCGCTCTGCGCACCCGACGCCACGGTGGAGCTGGTGCATGTGGCCCCGAACCTGACGGAGCAGGCCCCGGGGCTGGGGGATTTCGCCAACGAGTACCGCACGCAGGTGCAGGCGAGCTTCCGTGCCCTCACCGAGCGGTTGGCGCAGCGGGAGATGACCTTCGAAACGACGCTGCTCGAGGGGAACGCGTCGGCGCGTCTCATCGAGCATCTGCAGCGCCACCCGGCCGACCTGGTCGTCACGGCAACGCATGGCTACGGCTTTCTGCGTCGGCTGATGCTGGGCAGCGTCGCCGCCGTGCTGGTGCGATCGGCCCCGTGCTCGGTGCTGTGCGTCCCGGCAACGGCGCGCACGCACGCGGCCGCGCGGGCGCAGACGCCCGTACCGTCCGACCTGTCCCGGGTGATTCCGCTGGACGCGCTCGACGCGCAACTGGCCGCGTTCACCGAGCGCCATCGTGGGCATGCCTGCACGGTCGCGGTGCATCGGCGGGATATCGGGACGCATGCCCTTGGCCATCACCTGGCGCTCGCGGGGATGAGCTACGAAGCCGCGGGGCGCATACTCACGATGTCATTCGGCCCGTCGGAGGAGCCCGGGAATCACCTCTCCCATCAGGTGCCGGGGTGCGAGCAGGTGGAGGTGGTGTCCGACGCCTCGGGCCGCGAGCGGCGGCTGTTGGTGAAGCACGTCGGGGGCGAGACGGAGCTGCAGCTCGAGCCGTGA
- a CDS encoding type II toxin-antitoxin system Phd/YefM family antitoxin has product MATIPISEAKAKLAALVREVAASGEGYVISVNGHPMAELRPFVPVPTPGRFKEVIHFSDDAFAPMSDEDADAAGL; this is encoded by the coding sequence ATGGCAACCATCCCCATTTCCGAAGCCAAAGCCAAGCTGGCCGCCCTGGTGCGCGAGGTTGCGGCGTCGGGGGAGGGGTATGTGATCAGCGTGAACGGGCACCCCATGGCCGAGCTGCGGCCGTTCGTGCCCGTACCAACGCCGGGGCGCTTCAAGGAGGTCATTCACTTCAGTGACGACGCCTTTGCGCCCATGTCCGACGAGGATGCCGACGCCGCAGGGCTCTGA
- a CDS encoding type II toxin-antitoxin system VapC family toxin has product MAPDRPLLLDTVAFIFWHADSPRLSQLARRLLLEAPQRPVYVSAASAFEIATKVRLGKLTVPPAMLNDFAYLVEADGFRLLDVDAASAVRAGQLAGAHRDPFDRLIGAQAVALGGVVVTNDAAFATLGVEVCW; this is encoded by the coding sequence ATGGCACCGGACAGGCCGCTCCTGCTTGATACCGTCGCGTTCATTTTCTGGCACGCCGATAGCCCACGCCTGTCGCAGTTGGCGCGTCGCCTCCTGTTGGAAGCGCCGCAGCGCCCGGTGTACGTGAGCGCCGCCAGCGCGTTCGAGATTGCCACCAAGGTGCGCCTGGGCAAGCTCACGGTACCGCCGGCCATGCTCAACGACTTCGCGTATCTCGTGGAAGCGGACGGCTTTCGACTGCTGGATGTCGATGCGGCATCGGCCGTACGCGCCGGGCAGCTGGCCGGTGCACATCGCGACCCCTTCGACCGCCTGATCGGCGCGCAGGCAGTTGCGCTGGGCGGCGTCGTGGTGACCAACGACGCCGCCTTTGCTACTCTCGGTGTGGAGGTGTGCTGGTAG
- a CDS encoding M20/M25/M40 family metallo-hydrolase, with protein MLRQSLLIGALTTAAYATTALAQGGRGGAPQGPTLPPTNPQALPVDRANAPYVRATPPTNSMIQQIFEEGMQRSEVMKIAQVLLDSIGPRLTGSTDADRAQAYMVNTFTKWGLQARIENYGTWNSWKNGAAFAELRFPRVRGLEVTAMGWTPGTKGKWVEGDVIVIPEQVTTPEQFAAWVPSARGKFVLLNAPQLSCRMPSQWAEFGTVASRDRLRLEQNALSASYSQRVLAGGGPRAIQARLKEAGVLGALTTNFSQFPGINKVFGSASQEVPTVDVGCEDMGLLYRLATNNQGPKIRLMIDAEKGPERPVGNVIAELKGTALPNEYVVLSGHFDSFTGGSGATDNATGSLTMIEAMRILTTVYPKPKRTIVIGLWNSEEQGLNGSKAYAEMHPEVLAGMQMLFNQDNGTGRISSISPGPFVHAGAFLSRYMSEMPAEITQWVRLGGNTPFGGPGGTDHTTFVCHKAPGIGTGALSWDYSNTTWHTNRDTYDKIVPEDLRNNATLIAMLAYMASEDPQTFPRDLIPQGTAQDGTPRPWPTCPGPTKSAAQSAR; from the coding sequence ATGCTTCGACAGTCGCTGCTCATCGGCGCGCTCACCACGGCCGCCTATGCCACCACGGCGCTCGCCCAGGGCGGCCGTGGCGGGGCACCACAGGGTCCCACGCTGCCCCCCACCAACCCGCAGGCGCTGCCGGTGGATCGGGCGAATGCGCCCTACGTGCGCGCCACGCCGCCCACCAATTCGATGATTCAGCAGATCTTCGAGGAGGGGATGCAGCGCTCCGAGGTCATGAAGATCGCGCAGGTCCTGCTCGACTCCATCGGGCCGCGCCTCACGGGGTCCACCGACGCCGACCGCGCGCAGGCGTACATGGTGAACACCTTCACGAAGTGGGGCCTCCAGGCCCGCATCGAGAACTACGGCACCTGGAACAGCTGGAAGAACGGCGCCGCTTTTGCCGAACTGCGCTTCCCGCGCGTGCGAGGACTCGAAGTCACCGCCATGGGCTGGACGCCCGGCACGAAGGGCAAGTGGGTGGAGGGCGATGTGATCGTGATCCCGGAGCAGGTCACCACGCCGGAACAGTTCGCCGCGTGGGTGCCGTCTGCGCGCGGTAAGTTCGTGCTCCTCAACGCACCGCAGCTCTCCTGCCGCATGCCGTCGCAGTGGGCGGAGTTCGGCACCGTGGCGTCGCGCGACCGGCTGCGCCTCGAGCAGAACGCGCTGAGCGCCTCGTACAGTCAGCGGGTCTTGGCCGGCGGCGGGCCACGGGCCATTCAGGCCAGGCTCAAGGAGGCCGGGGTCCTTGGCGCCCTCACGACCAACTTTTCGCAGTTTCCGGGCATCAACAAGGTGTTCGGTTCGGCCTCCCAGGAAGTGCCCACCGTCGACGTGGGATGCGAGGACATGGGGCTGCTGTACCGCCTGGCGACTAACAATCAGGGGCCCAAAATCCGCCTCATGATCGACGCCGAGAAGGGGCCGGAGCGCCCGGTCGGCAATGTGATTGCCGAGCTGAAGGGCACCGCCCTGCCGAACGAGTACGTGGTGCTGTCGGGGCACTTCGATTCGTTCACCGGCGGCTCGGGTGCCACCGACAACGCCACCGGCTCGCTCACCATGATCGAGGCCATGCGCATCCTCACGACCGTGTATCCGAAGCCCAAGCGCACCATCGTGATCGGCCTCTGGAACTCGGAGGAGCAGGGACTCAACGGCTCGAAGGCGTACGCCGAGATGCACCCGGAGGTGCTCGCGGGCATGCAGATGCTCTTCAACCAGGACAACGGCACGGGACGCATTTCGTCGATCAGCCCCGGACCGTTCGTGCACGCGGGCGCGTTCCTGTCGCGCTACATGAGCGAGATGCCGGCGGAGATCACGCAGTGGGTACGTCTGGGCGGCAACACGCCGTTCGGCGGCCCCGGCGGCACCGATCACACGACGTTCGTCTGTCACAAGGCGCCGGGCATTGGTACGGGGGCGCTCAGCTGGGACTACAGCAACACCACGTGGCACACGAACCGTGACACGTACGACAAGATCGTGCCCGAAGACCTGCGCAACAACGCGACCCTGATCGCGATGCTCGCGTACATGGCGTCGGAAGATCCGCAGACGTTCCCGCGTGATCTGATCCCCCAGGGGACGGCGCAAGATGGTACCCCGCGCCCCTGGCCTACCTGCCCCGGACCCACGAAGAGCGCGGCGCAGTCGGCCCGGTAA